The proteins below are encoded in one region of Haloterrigena turkmenica DSM 5511:
- a CDS encoding HAL/PAL/TAL family ammonia-lyase, which yields MTVELDGESLTPDAVVAVARDDEPISVPESARERVRECRARVEDIVESGNVVYGLNTGFGQLVDERIPSEDLAQLQVNLLRSHAAGTGRELTREEVRAMLVARINALVKGYSGVRERVIDYLVAMCNAGVHPVVRAQGSLGASGDLAPLAHMSLVLIGEGEAVVDVAIDERDERDEADEAGGTDGADTEAGATRRLSGQNALATIDREPLDLAPKEGLALINGTQLTAALAALVVVDGEHLVRAADAAGALTTETTLATTATSAPAIQSVRPHTGQQESADLVRRLTADSEIVEAHRNCDRVQDAYSLRCLPQVHGAVRDAVCHLREGVTTELNSATDNPLIFPAAEVDDRASGTDRGAALSGGNFHGAPLALRLEYVRLALTDLAAISERRIDRLLNPNLQEDHLPPFLAVESGLESGYMIAQYSAAALVNELRSLGAASADNTPVSGNQEDHVSMSAQAALNARTAIENARGVVAAELVCGTEATEYVDDAFEATDLSLGVGTRAVRDLIREVVPPLTGDRPLHPDIDAVADLLAAGHLDTALEQALETFDPASGRSRVGE from the coding sequence GTGACTGTCGAACTCGACGGTGAGAGCCTCACGCCCGACGCCGTCGTCGCAGTCGCTCGCGACGATGAACCGATCAGCGTACCGGAATCGGCTCGCGAGCGGGTTCGCGAGTGCCGTGCCCGCGTCGAGGATATCGTGGAGAGTGGCAACGTCGTGTACGGCCTCAACACCGGTTTCGGCCAGTTAGTCGATGAACGGATCCCGTCCGAAGACTTGGCGCAGTTACAGGTCAACCTCCTCCGCAGCCACGCCGCCGGCACGGGGCGCGAACTCACGCGCGAGGAAGTCCGGGCCATGCTGGTCGCTCGAATCAATGCCCTCGTCAAGGGCTACTCGGGGGTTCGCGAGCGCGTCATCGACTATCTCGTGGCGATGTGTAACGCGGGCGTCCACCCTGTCGTCAGAGCCCAGGGTAGCCTTGGCGCCAGCGGCGATCTCGCTCCACTGGCGCATATGTCGTTGGTATTGATCGGCGAGGGCGAAGCGGTCGTCGACGTCGCTATCGATGAGCGAGACGAGCGCGACGAGGCCGACGAGGCCGGCGGCACCGATGGTGCCGACACGGAAGCCGGGGCGACTCGCCGGCTGTCCGGGCAAAACGCCCTCGCGACTATCGATCGCGAGCCGCTCGATCTCGCCCCGAAGGAGGGACTCGCACTCATCAACGGCACGCAGTTGACGGCGGCGCTCGCGGCTCTGGTCGTCGTCGACGGGGAGCACCTCGTCCGCGCCGCCGACGCAGCCGGCGCGCTGACGACTGAGACGACGCTCGCAACGACGGCGACCTCGGCCCCGGCTATCCAGAGCGTCCGGCCCCACACGGGCCAGCAGGAAAGCGCGGACTTGGTCCGCCGGCTCACCGCCGACAGTGAGATCGTCGAGGCCCACCGAAACTGCGATCGAGTGCAGGATGCCTACTCGCTGCGGTGTCTGCCACAGGTCCATGGCGCCGTCCGGGACGCGGTGTGCCACCTCCGCGAGGGCGTCACGACCGAACTCAACAGTGCGACGGACAACCCGTTGATCTTCCCGGCGGCCGAGGTCGACGACCGCGCTTCCGGAACCGATCGCGGCGCGGCCCTTTCGGGCGGTAACTTCCACGGCGCCCCGTTGGCTCTCCGCCTCGAGTACGTCCGCCTCGCGCTGACCGACCTCGCGGCGATCTCCGAGCGGCGGATCGATCGGCTCCTCAATCCGAACCTTCAGGAGGACCACCTCCCACCGTTTCTCGCGGTCGAGAGCGGCCTCGAATCGGGCTACATGATCGCTCAGTACAGCGCCGCCGCCTTGGTCAACGAGTTGCGCTCGCTCGGTGCCGCCTCGGCGGACAACACCCCCGTTAGCGGCAACCAGGAGGATCATGTCAGTATGAGCGCCCAAGCCGCGCTGAACGCCCGAACTGCAATCGAGAACGCGAGAGGTGTCGTCGCTGCCGAACTCGTCTGTGGAACCGAAGCCACCGAGTACGTCGACGACGCGTTCGAGGCCACCGACCTTTCGCTCGGCGTCGGAACACGCGCAGTTCGCGACCTGATCCGCGAGGTCGTTCCGCCGCTCACCGGCGACCGACCACTCCATCCGGATATCGACGCCGTTGCGGACCTGCTCGCCGCGGGCCACCTCGACACCGCCCTCGAGCAGGCGCTTGAGACGTTCGACCCGGCCAGTGGGCGCTCACGGGTCGGAGAGTAG
- the hutI gene encoding imidazolonepropionase, which translates to MTAATPDPRGPLCIVYNAGELVVGPVDDTADTAPADDARTDGPLEIREDAAFAAINGEVVAVGPTDEITRAYPPDNAATAIDADGNAVVPGFVDPHTHALFAGDRSDEFAAKVRGRSYQEILAEGGGILRTVRAVHDASDDDLLANLRSHLDVMLAHGTTTVEVKSGYGLEAETELRLLETIDRAAAKHPITLVPTFMGAHAVPADTDTEDYVDRVISDQLPAVADQGIAEFCDVFCEADVFDVDQSQRVLKAGAAAGLTPKIHAEEFTRLGGAQLAAELEAASADHLLHATAEDVAALVEAAVVPVLLPGTAFGLGAAYADARAFLEAGASVALATDFNPNCHVRTMEFVQTLAVMKMDLTPAEALLAATRNAALAIDRDDGTGTLREGAPADAAVLAAPSYVHLAYRFDTTAIETVVKNGREVGT; encoded by the coding sequence ATGACTGCCGCGACACCAGACCCCAGGGGGCCGCTCTGTATCGTGTACAACGCGGGGGAACTCGTCGTTGGGCCGGTCGATGACACAGCCGACACGGCACCAGCCGACGACGCGCGCACCGACGGCCCGCTGGAGATTCGCGAGGATGCGGCGTTCGCCGCGATCAACGGCGAGGTTGTCGCCGTCGGCCCAACCGACGAGATCACGCGGGCGTATCCGCCCGACAATGCCGCCACCGCGATCGACGCGGACGGGAACGCCGTCGTCCCGGGATTCGTCGATCCGCACACGCACGCTCTCTTCGCGGGAGACCGATCGGACGAGTTCGCGGCCAAGGTGCGCGGCCGGAGCTACCAGGAGATCCTCGCAGAGGGTGGCGGGATCCTCCGAACCGTCCGTGCGGTCCACGACGCGAGCGACGACGACCTCCTCGCGAACCTGCGATCACACCTCGACGTCATGCTCGCCCACGGGACCACTACTGTTGAGGTCAAATCCGGCTACGGCCTCGAGGCCGAGACCGAGCTCCGACTGCTCGAGACGATCGATCGCGCCGCCGCCAAACACCCGATCACTCTCGTACCGACGTTCATGGGAGCACACGCGGTTCCGGCGGACACGGACACCGAAGACTACGTTGACCGCGTCATCTCGGACCAGCTCCCCGCCGTCGCCGACCAAGGGATCGCCGAGTTCTGTGACGTCTTCTGTGAGGCGGATGTGTTCGATGTCGACCAGTCTCAGCGCGTGCTCAAGGCGGGTGCAGCCGCGGGACTCACGCCGAAAATCCACGCCGAGGAGTTTACCCGTCTCGGGGGCGCACAGCTCGCCGCCGAGCTCGAGGCTGCGAGCGCCGATCACCTGTTGCACGCGACGGCCGAGGACGTCGCGGCGCTCGTCGAGGCAGCCGTCGTTCCCGTGCTCTTGCCCGGGACGGCGTTCGGCCTCGGTGCAGCGTACGCCGACGCGCGAGCGTTTCTAGAGGCGGGGGCTTCCGTTGCGCTCGCGACAGACTTCAATCCAAACTGTCACGTACGGACGATGGAGTTCGTCCAGACCCTCGCCGTCATGAAGATGGACCTCACGCCGGCCGAAGCGCTGCTCGCAGCGACGCGCAACGCGGCACTCGCGATCGACCGAGACGACGGCACTGGGACGCTTCGCGAAGGGGCCCCTGCGGATGCCGCGGTGCTGGCAGCGCCATCGTACGTCCACCTCGCGTACCGGTTCGACACCACGGCCATCGAGACGGTCGTCAAAAACGGCAGGGAGGTAGGGACGTGA
- the hutG gene encoding formimidoylglutamase: MTDTEESMNEFTISPDWTDDEWRGMAQSTDPNDELVGHIVEGMTLEAVDDADVDAVLVGEPYDGAVISRSGAREGPTEIRRSLVRTKTHHFDCGPLRVLGDLGDVRSLVDAGTPGTDSSVAVVQSTLRETTARVHECDAVPIFLGGDNSLTYPNVAPLLEQSSVGVINLDAHLDVREVRGEPTSGTPYRQLFAAGLDQYVCLGARHFETATPYHEFVRERGGAVITAEEVADDAVETATHALDAMGDVDRLYVSVDCDVLDASAAPGVSAPTPGGITTRELFRCLRLLTSDERLAGFEVVECAPPLDRNGLTTDAAARAVAHALAGFLGGQQ; encoded by the coding sequence ATGACCGACACCGAGGAGTCGATGAACGAGTTCACGATCTCCCCCGACTGGACCGACGACGAATGGCGCGGAATGGCTCAATCGACCGACCCGAACGACGAACTGGTCGGCCATATCGTCGAGGGAATGACACTCGAGGCCGTCGACGACGCCGACGTCGACGCGGTGCTGGTGGGCGAACCGTACGACGGTGCAGTTATCAGTCGATCGGGGGCGCGCGAGGGGCCGACCGAGATCCGCCGCTCGCTTGTGCGAACGAAAACCCACCACTTCGACTGTGGCCCGCTTCGGGTACTCGGTGACCTCGGCGACGTTCGCTCGCTGGTCGACGCTGGCACGCCCGGCACCGACTCGTCCGTCGCCGTCGTTCAGTCGACGCTCCGTGAGACGACGGCCCGCGTGCACGAGTGCGACGCGGTACCGATTTTCCTCGGGGGAGACAACTCTCTGACGTACCCGAACGTCGCCCCGCTACTCGAACAGAGCTCCGTGGGCGTGATCAATCTCGACGCGCATCTGGACGTCCGCGAGGTCCGGGGCGAACCGACGAGCGGCACGCCGTACCGACAGCTCTTCGCAGCCGGTCTCGATCAATACGTCTGCCTCGGGGCGCGACACTTCGAGACGGCAACCCCGTACCACGAGTTCGTCCGTGAGCGTGGCGGCGCGGTCATCACGGCCGAAGAAGTCGCGGATGACGCCGTTGAGACGGCGACGCACGCACTCGATGCGATGGGTGACGTCGATCGACTCTACGTGAGCGTAGACTGCGATGTACTCGACGCGAGTGCAGCCCCCGGCGTGAGTGCGCCGACGCCGGGCGGCATCACCACGCGAGAGCTGTTTCGCTGCCTGCGACTGCTTACGAGCGACGAGCGACTCGCGGGGTTCGAGGTTGTCGAATGTGCCCCGCCGCTCGACCGGAATGGACTGACGACCGATGCGGCGGCCCGTGCCGTTGCGCACGCCCTTGCCGGCTTTCTGGGGGGACAACAATGA
- the hutU gene encoding urocanate hydratase, whose translation MGESESQASIGSEPSDQWREYRGAPTGTDRECRGWRQEAALRLLNNNLDPEVAEKPEELVVYGGTGRAARSWDAYDAICDELRDLGNDETLLVQSGKPVGRFKTHKRAPRVLIANSNLVGKWDDWEHFHELEAKGLIMYGQMTAGSWAYIGTQGIIQGTYETLAELANKNYPDSDGLRGKIVVTGGLGGMGGAQPLAVTMNHGVCIAAEVDATRIDRRIETGYCQAKTDDLDEAIERAEDAADAGEPYSVGVHMNAADMLEAMLDRGFVPHVVTDQTSAHDELEGYYPSGYTVAEADRLREEEPDRYVAESLATMDRHVDAILELQDQGAIAFEYGNNIRGQVAEHCDRENAFDYPGFVPAYIRPLFCRGKGPFRWVALSGDPTDIHRTDEAIKELFPEKGHLHRWIDLAQKQVEFQGLPARVCWLGYQTSEAPQETGSRTDGSDDASADDSGGLTERARFALRINELVAAGEISAPIVVTRDHLDAGSVASPNRETEAMADGSDAIADWPILNALLNCAAGADIVSVHDGGGVGIGNAIHANNHVVLDGSDLAAETARRVFTTDPGTGVIRHVDAGYEEALAEAQESAVHIPMESRK comes from the coding sequence ATGGGCGAATCAGAATCTCAAGCGTCGATCGGTAGCGAACCGAGCGACCAGTGGCGCGAGTATCGCGGGGCACCGACGGGAACCGATCGGGAGTGTCGCGGCTGGCGTCAGGAGGCCGCCCTTCGCCTGTTGAACAACAACCTCGATCCCGAGGTGGCCGAAAAGCCCGAGGAGCTGGTCGTCTATGGTGGCACAGGTCGGGCGGCGCGATCGTGGGACGCATACGATGCGATCTGCGACGAACTCCGCGACCTCGGCAATGACGAGACGCTGCTCGTTCAGTCCGGCAAACCCGTGGGCCGGTTCAAGACCCATAAGCGAGCCCCTCGGGTCCTCATCGCCAACTCGAATCTCGTGGGAAAGTGGGACGACTGGGAGCACTTCCACGAACTCGAAGCGAAAGGGCTGATCATGTACGGCCAGATGACTGCCGGCTCGTGGGCGTATATCGGCACCCAAGGCATCATTCAAGGGACCTACGAGACGCTGGCGGAACTGGCAAACAAAAATTACCCAGATTCTGACGGGTTACGCGGCAAGATTGTCGTCACCGGTGGGCTCGGTGGGATGGGTGGTGCCCAGCCGCTCGCGGTAACAATGAACCACGGTGTTTGCATTGCTGCCGAAGTCGACGCGACACGGATCGACCGTCGCATCGAGACGGGCTACTGTCAGGCGAAAACCGACGACCTCGACGAGGCGATCGAGCGCGCCGAAGACGCTGCCGATGCCGGTGAGCCCTACAGCGTCGGCGTCCACATGAATGCGGCCGACATGCTCGAGGCGATGCTCGATCGAGGGTTCGTTCCGCATGTCGTGACCGACCAGACCAGTGCTCATGACGAACTCGAGGGGTACTACCCATCTGGATATACGGTCGCCGAGGCCGATCGGCTCCGTGAAGAGGAGCCCGATCGGTACGTTGCGGAGAGCCTCGCGACGATGGACCGCCATGTGGACGCGATCCTCGAGCTGCAGGACCAGGGCGCGATCGCGTTTGAGTACGGGAACAACATCCGCGGACAGGTCGCAGAGCACTGCGATCGCGAGAACGCCTTCGACTATCCGGGGTTCGTGCCGGCGTACATTCGTCCGCTCTTTTGTCGTGGGAAGGGGCCGTTTCGCTGGGTGGCGCTGTCGGGTGATCCCACCGATATCCATCGTACCGACGAAGCCATCAAAGAGCTCTTTCCCGAGAAGGGCCACCTGCACCGCTGGATCGATCTCGCACAGAAACAAGTCGAGTTCCAAGGGTTGCCGGCGCGTGTCTGTTGGCTCGGGTATCAGACGAGTGAGGCTCCACAGGAGACCGGGTCTCGAACCGATGGCAGCGACGACGCCAGCGCCGACGATTCGGGCGGATTGACGGAACGGGCTCGCTTCGCCCTCCGGATCAACGAGCTCGTCGCCGCCGGCGAGATTTCGGCCCCGATCGTCGTCACGCGAGATCACCTCGATGCGGGGTCAGTCGCAAGTCCGAATCGTGAGACCGAGGCCATGGCTGACGGTTCCGACGCGATCGCCGACTGGCCGATCCTCAACGCCCTGCTCAACTGCGCCGCCGGCGCAGACATCGTGAGCGTCCATGACGGTGGGGGCGTCGGTATCGGAAACGCCATCCATGCGAACAACCACGTCGTCCTTGACGGGTCCGACCTCGCCGCCGAGACGGCCCGCCGCGTATTTACCACGGATCCCGGAACGGGAGTGATCCGCCACGTCGATGCTGGCTACGAGGAGGCGCTCGCAGAGGCACAGGAGTCGGCCGTTCACATCCCGATGGAGAGTCGCAAGTAA